Part of the Flavobacterium sp. KS-LB2 genome is shown below.
ATGCATTTACACATCACGGACATACCTTGAGTCATGGTGTTGATGACGCTATTGGAACCCGAAACACGCCACCAATCCAGAATTTGGCCTATCAAACTACTTTTATGTATGATGGAGCAACATCACATTTGGATTTGCAGCCTATTATTCCGTTCACAAGTCCTATAGAAATGAATGGCGATTTTGCGAAAGCGATTGCTATGATGAAAGGCGATCTAGTGTATCAGAAATTATTCAAAGTTGCTTTTATGGATGGACAAATCAATTCCGAAAACATGCTCAAAGCCTTGGGACAGTTTATGGTTATGGTGACGTCCTCGAATTCCCGTTTTGACAAGTACCGTCGCAATGAATCTGGCGGAACGCTCACGCAAGACGAGAAGGAAGGTTATGGCATTTTTAACCAAAAATGTTCTAGTTGTCACGCCACAGATTTGTTTACGGACAATTCCTTTAGAAACAACGGTTTGTCAATTGATCCCGCGTACAATGATATCGGGCGTTTTCGCGTGACGGAGTTGCATCAGGATAAGTACAAATTCAAAGTGCCAAGTCTTAGAAACATAGAAAAAACAGCTCCTTACATGCACGATGGACGCTTATTTACATTAGAAGCCGTTATGGATCATTACAATTCAGGTG
Proteins encoded:
- a CDS encoding cytochrome-c peroxidase — encoded protein: MKAKYIILLIFPLLWSCSADESENYQDVPLDFQVPANFPPLAYDLANNPLTEKGFELGKKLFYDGRLASDGIVSCGFCHIQEDAFTHHGHTLSHGVDDAIGTRNTPPIQNLAYQTTFMYDGATSHLDLQPIIPFTSPIEMNGDFAKAIAMMKGDLVYQKLFKVAFMDGQINSENMLKALGQFMVMVTSSNSRFDKYRRNESGGTLTQDEKEGYGIFNQKCSSCHATDLFTDNSFRNNGLSIDPAYNDIGRFRVTELHQDKYKFKVPSLRNIEKTAPYMHDGRLFTLEAVMDHYNSGVVNSATLDPILNNNGSLGIPLTATEKLKIIAFLKTLTDTQYLTDKRFSEY